A portion of the Phyllobacterium zundukense genome contains these proteins:
- a CDS encoding two-component regulator propeller domain-containing protein produces the protein MSVAEVAPDIIKMKIEERDDIRFRRISLSQGLSQTRVSQIVQDDDGYLWFGTQHGVNRYDGQRFQVFKHELGNPESLSGIFIYSLFKDRNGTIWVGSDQFLDAFDKTTGTFRHYSLDPANPTVIHISEDSEGNLWLSTSQGLFRLDPATGKSVRFGHDAKDAASLSSDDIKSTGTDSRGVFWVASNAGLEAFDRASGKVSVRIPLREEVREFKFHEDAQGTFWIIYGSGNGLGIYDRKTNKLVRYSFEGVADDSLTGVYDLLEASNGDIWLATMGAGLLRFDREKFRFIRYTNDPNDVQSLAENRVIALYEDAEGNIWTGLHASPPNVFPKNAPPFQKLWPYPRHPDKLGESLVNAIFEDRYGAIWIGAGGALNRIDRVARTMEPFAPAGPGTSIEVLSITDDPSGTLWIGTLGGGLYAFDQKTKAFSSYRHDAENPRSISSDVVTRVLADTSGELWITTWNGVNRFSPGTGKFTTFKRNPAAHAETYFSVIKDERGMLWLGTTAGLVQFDPGEATFKVYKHDPDNPASLSNNTVNTIHTGGKGVLWVGTQNGLNRFDVVHGTFDHFFSKDGLAGDVVSCLLEDDDGHLWMSTNKGVSRMDVPALHFENFSTADGLPGDDLTGWNACSKGQHDRFYFGGFAGAAAGKHTIADHDTAYVPPVVLTGLTLSDLEGNTQSVDAAAALPNAVTLPYNRNQLAVSFSALSYKSPDTMKFRYMLSGLDGQWHSAGDNERTISYAALPSGTFTLMIQASTGMGEWIAPGTKLHIVVLPPWWSTWWFRLAALIAVCAGLAALYRYRLAKVSTQYRIRLEERINERNRLARELHDTLLQSFQGLIFRIQAARHMLPGRPGEAGRMLDLVLNKSDEAIIEGRNAVQALRDLDAG, from the coding sequence GTGTCGGTAGCAGAAGTGGCACCAGACATCATCAAGATGAAAATCGAGGAACGCGACGACATCCGCTTCCGGAGGATATCACTATCGCAGGGACTTTCCCAAACCCGCGTGTCGCAGATTGTTCAAGACGATGATGGTTATCTTTGGTTCGGCACGCAACACGGCGTCAATCGCTACGACGGTCAGCGGTTTCAGGTATTCAAACATGAACTGGGCAACCCCGAGAGCCTGAGCGGCATCTTTATATATTCCCTCTTCAAGGACCGCAACGGAACCATCTGGGTAGGCAGTGATCAATTCCTCGACGCGTTCGACAAGACGACAGGAACTTTCAGGCACTATTCGCTCGATCCCGCGAACCCGACGGTCATCCACATCAGCGAAGACTCCGAAGGCAACCTGTGGCTCTCGACCAGCCAGGGGCTGTTTCGTCTTGATCCCGCTACAGGGAAAAGTGTCAGGTTCGGACACGATGCAAAGGATGCGGCCAGCCTCTCCAGTGACGACATCAAGTCGACCGGAACCGACAGTAGGGGCGTGTTCTGGGTGGCGAGCAACGCCGGGTTGGAAGCGTTCGACAGAGCCAGCGGCAAAGTCTCGGTGAGAATACCCCTTCGTGAGGAGGTCAGGGAATTCAAATTCCACGAGGATGCGCAGGGCACCTTCTGGATTATCTACGGATCGGGCAACGGACTGGGTATCTATGACCGGAAAACAAACAAGCTTGTCAGATATTCGTTCGAGGGCGTTGCCGACGATAGCCTGACGGGTGTCTATGATTTGCTGGAAGCGAGCAACGGCGATATCTGGCTGGCGACTATGGGCGCGGGTTTGTTGCGGTTCGACCGGGAAAAATTCCGTTTCATCCGGTACACGAACGATCCCAACGATGTGCAGAGCCTTGCGGAAAACAGGGTGATCGCCTTGTACGAGGACGCCGAAGGCAACATCTGGACAGGCCTTCACGCAAGCCCACCGAACGTTTTCCCCAAGAATGCGCCGCCGTTCCAGAAATTGTGGCCATACCCGAGACATCCGGACAAGCTCGGCGAATCGCTTGTCAATGCCATCTTTGAAGATCGATACGGTGCAATCTGGATCGGTGCAGGCGGTGCCCTCAACAGGATCGATAGGGTTGCCAGGACAATGGAGCCTTTCGCTCCGGCGGGGCCGGGGACATCGATCGAGGTTCTGTCGATCACCGATGACCCGTCAGGAACCCTTTGGATAGGCACTCTCGGTGGCGGGCTTTATGCCTTTGACCAGAAAACGAAAGCATTCAGCTCCTATCGTCACGATGCCGAGAACCCGCGAAGCATCAGCAGTGACGTTGTCACCCGCGTCCTCGCCGACACATCAGGAGAGCTGTGGATCACCACCTGGAACGGCGTCAACAGGTTTTCACCAGGCACCGGCAAATTCACCACCTTCAAAAGGAATCCTGCGGCCCACGCGGAGACCTACTTTTCGGTCATCAAGGACGAGCGAGGAATGCTCTGGCTGGGCACGACGGCCGGACTGGTGCAGTTCGACCCGGGTGAGGCTACCTTCAAGGTGTACAAGCACGACCCCGACAATCCTGCCAGCCTCAGCAACAACACCGTGAACACCATTCATACGGGCGGCAAGGGGGTGCTGTGGGTCGGCACGCAAAACGGCCTCAACCGCTTCGACGTGGTGCATGGTACGTTTGACCACTTCTTTTCCAAGGACGGACTGGCAGGCGACGTTGTGAGTTGCCTGCTCGAAGACGACGACGGACATCTGTGGATGAGCACCAACAAAGGCGTCTCGCGGATGGATGTGCCGGCACTGCACTTTGAAAATTTCAGCACTGCTGACGGATTGCCGGGAGACGACCTCACCGGGTGGAACGCCTGCAGCAAGGGCCAACACGACCGCTTCTATTTCGGCGGCTTTGCCGGCGCTGCCGCAGGCAAACACACCATTGCCGATCACGACACAGCCTACGTGCCGCCCGTGGTGCTCACCGGACTCACGCTATCCGACCTTGAGGGAAATACCCAGTCCGTAGATGCCGCGGCCGCATTGCCGAACGCCGTGACGCTGCCCTACAACCGGAATCAACTTGCGGTGTCCTTCTCCGCATTGAGCTACAAAAGTCCCGACACCATGAAGTTCCGTTACATGCTTTCCGGATTGGACGGGCAGTGGCACAGTGCAGGGGACAACGAACGCACAATAAGCTATGCCGCTCTCCCGTCGGGGACCTTTACCCTGATGATTCAAGCTTCAACCGGCATGGGAGAATGGATTGCACCCGGCACCAAGCTTCACATCGTGGTGCTGCCCCCATGGTGGTCGACATGGTGGTTCAGGCTGGCCGCACTCATTGCCGTGTGCGCCGGCCTGGCCGCACTTTATCGCTATCGGCTAGCGAAAGTTTCCACCCAATACAGGATCCGGCTCGAAGAGCGGATTAACGAAAGAAACAGATTGGCGCGGGAGCTGCACGATACTTTGTTGCAAAGCTTCCAAGGATTGATTTTTCGGATACAGGCGGCCCGTCACATGCTCCCAGGTCGTCCGGGGGAGGCGGGCAGAATGCTAGACCTCGTTCTGAACAAGAGCGACGAGGCCATCATCGAGGGCCGGAATGCCGTCCAGGCGCTGCGAGATCTCGACGCAGGGTGA
- a CDS encoding winged helix-turn-helix domain-containing protein → MDNGMEGDVLRFGRFRLVPGARQLFCEDLPVFIGGRAFDLLTALVRKRGQVLTKEEIISQVWPTTFVGDCNLRCQISGLRKALGDDGDAIKTINGRGYMLSVEAVSDFKISAQATDTSTAPAESGIEADRPTIVLIGDDILIREAIEDLLESAGIRAESFASVNSLEEAFAGYSLTRLLRNVRLSGCLPVVLVSGLGDIFVTAMVINAGTFELLTKPVSPVTLLGVIQEISVYGSHGDIAVSDRPVHQH, encoded by the coding sequence GTGGACAATGGCATGGAAGGCGACGTTTTAAGATTTGGCCGCTTCCGCTTGGTCCCCGGAGCAAGGCAATTGTTTTGCGAGGATTTGCCAGTTTTTATCGGCGGCCGGGCATTCGACTTGTTGACGGCTCTTGTCAGGAAGCGCGGTCAAGTCCTTACCAAGGAGGAAATCATCAGTCAGGTATGGCCGACAACCTTTGTCGGCGACTGCAACCTGCGTTGTCAAATTTCAGGACTCCGCAAGGCCCTTGGAGACGACGGGGACGCAATCAAGACCATCAACGGTCGCGGATACATGCTGAGTGTCGAGGCGGTGTCGGACTTTAAAATTTCGGCGCAAGCAACCGATACATCCACGGCTCCGGCCGAATCTGGCATTGAGGCCGACAGACCGACGATTGTTTTGATTGGGGACGACATTCTCATACGGGAAGCTATCGAGGACCTGCTAGAATCCGCAGGCATACGAGCCGAGTCCTTTGCTTCGGTAAACTCGCTTGAGGAAGCGTTTGCAGGTTATTCGTTGACGCGCCTCCTCCGGAACGTCCGGCTCTCGGGTTGCTTGCCAGTAGTCCTCGTCAGCGGGCTCGGCGACATTTTTGTGACTGCGATGGTGATAAACGCTGGCACTTTCGAGTTGCTGACCAAGCCTGTGTCGCCTGTAACGCTGTTGGGCGTGATCCAGGAAATCTCCGTGTACGGATCACATGGCGACATTGCCGTCAGCGACCGTCCGGTCCATCAGCATTGA
- a CDS encoding DUF2161 domain-containing phosphodiesterase gives METSLYLPVKSFLEKAGYVVKGEVGGCDLVGLSSDDPPVVVVAELKLSFNLELILQAVDRATISNEIWIAARISSKGRGREADKRYRNLCRRLGVGMLGISDAGEVSVIVASVSPMPRTDPKRRSRLMREHQKRRGDPALGGSTRTPIMTAYRQQALACAATLTAGPLRVRDVRTDVPDAGKILLSNVYGWFERLDRGVYALTETGRVALQRWPQSDVQGKL, from the coding sequence ATGGAAACTTCGCTCTATCTGCCGGTAAAAAGCTTTCTCGAAAAGGCAGGTTACGTCGTCAAGGGCGAGGTTGGCGGCTGCGATCTTGTCGGCCTCAGTAGTGACGATCCGCCTGTTGTCGTGGTCGCCGAACTAAAATTGAGTTTCAATCTGGAACTCATTTTGCAGGCGGTCGACCGGGCGACCATTTCAAACGAGATCTGGATCGCTGCCCGGATATCGTCCAAGGGCAGAGGTCGTGAAGCCGACAAACGCTACCGCAACCTCTGTCGCAGGCTTGGCGTTGGCATGCTGGGCATTTCCGATGCCGGCGAGGTCAGCGTCATCGTTGCTTCCGTATCACCAATGCCGCGGACCGATCCAAAGCGGCGTTCGAGGCTTATGCGCGAACACCAGAAACGGCGCGGGGATCCGGCGCTTGGTGGTAGTACCCGCACGCCGATCATGACGGCATATCGGCAGCAGGCGCTTGCCTGTGCGGCAACGCTGACGGCAGGACCGCTGCGCGTGCGCGATGTTAGAACCGACGTACCGGACGCGGGCAAGATATTGCTTTCGAATGTTTATGGCTGGTTTGAGCGCCTGGACAGGGGCGTCTACGCCTTGACGGAAACTGGCCGCGTCGCGCTGCAGCGTTGGCCGCAGTCCGATGTGCAGGGAAAGTTGTAG
- a CDS encoding DUF1772 domain-containing protein, with amino-acid sequence MPAMFLVLPITSIVFCGAIFGFFYAWICSTMWGLDQADPRVAIAAMQAMNGSVRNAVFFPAFFLTPVVLTITALVLRRAVQTSAAAWFLAAAVVYFAFGLFLTMAVNVPMNEALAAVNVPTDLETAREIWEGYSGRWQFWNQVRTVASGAALVFAAIGLTRLRGIAPTPA; translated from the coding sequence ATGCCCGCCATGTTCTTGGTGCTGCCGATCACTTCCATCGTGTTTTGCGGGGCGATATTTGGGTTCTTCTATGCTTGGATCTGCTCCACCATGTGGGGCTTGGACCAAGCGGACCCCCGCGTCGCAATTGCAGCCATGCAGGCGATGAACGGGTCGGTGCGTAACGCTGTTTTCTTTCCCGCGTTTTTCCTCACACCGGTGGTTCTCACGATCACGGCGCTGGTCCTCCGCAGGGCCGTGCAAACATCGGCTGCCGCTTGGTTCCTGGCAGCGGCGGTCGTCTATTTCGCGTTCGGCCTGTTCCTCACAATGGCCGTGAACGTGCCCATGAACGAAGCGCTGGCGGCCGTGAACGTGCCCACTGACCTAGAGACCGCGCGCGAGATCTGGGAGGGCTATTCGGGGCGATGGCAGTTCTGGAACCAGGTTCGCACCGTCGCCTCTGGCGCCGCTCTCGTGTTCGCCGCGATAGGGTTGACGAGATTGCGTGGAATCGCGCCGACGCCGGCATGA
- a CDS encoding TetR/AcrR family transcriptional regulator produces the protein MREESRAKRHRQIEEAAYRVLKRQGYGGASMLAVAKEAKASNETLYRWYGDKRGLFKMMVEGNAKATTAALEAAIGRGADPLSTLEQIAPVLLSMLLGERAIALNRAAASDESGELGATIASSGRESVFPLMETLIQNGLQLGVLAAPSAPMATEWFLSLLIGDQQIRRAVRAMALPSEKEIRSRAATTMGAFRKLCAV, from the coding sequence ATGCGAGAAGAAAGCAGGGCTAAACGGCATCGGCAAATTGAAGAGGCGGCCTACAGGGTTCTGAAGAGACAGGGCTATGGAGGAGCGTCTATGCTGGCCGTTGCCAAGGAGGCCAAGGCGTCCAACGAAACGCTCTATCGCTGGTATGGCGACAAGCGTGGCCTGTTCAAAATGATGGTGGAAGGCAATGCCAAGGCAACGACGGCAGCCTTGGAAGCAGCCATTGGCCGCGGCGCCGACCCCCTGAGCACGCTTGAACAGATTGCCCCGGTCCTGCTGTCGATGCTGCTTGGTGAGCGGGCCATTGCGCTGAACCGGGCGGCGGCGTCCGACGAAAGTGGGGAACTCGGTGCAACCATTGCTTCATCTGGCCGGGAATCGGTGTTTCCATTGATGGAAACCCTGATCCAGAACGGACTGCAGCTCGGCGTACTTGCAGCCCCCTCTGCCCCAATGGCGACGGAATGGTTCCTGAGCCTGTTGATCGGTGATCAGCAGATCAGGCGGGCCGTCCGCGCAATGGCCTTGCCATCGGAGAAGGAAATCAGGTCCAGAGCCGCCACTACGATGGGCGCCTTCCGAAAGTTGTGCGCCGTATGA
- a CDS encoding MFS transporter has product MSYETRGPSSATLEGDARRLNARHSDVNVGEIAIGVVIGRTSEFFDFFVYAIASVLVFPKLVFPYVDALTGTLYSFGIFALAFIARPLGTGIFMAIDRTYGRGVKLTITLFLLGSSTVAIAFLPGYDQVGWASALLLALFRIGQGLALGGEWDGLASLLALNAPERRRGWYAMIPQLGAPLGLMVAAALFAFFVANLSARDFLDWGWRYPFFVAFAINVVALFARLRMVVTPQYAKLFESQELQPTTVTDTLKAEGRHVVIGTFAPLASFALFHIVTVFPLSWVFLFTDQGPARFLVIETIGAAVGVVAIFASGTIADRVGRGTLLGVTALAIAVFSGFAPQLLDGGDVGEMIFMILGFLLLGLSFGQSSGAVASNFSKAHRYTGSALTSDLAWLFGAGFAPLVALILASRFGLIAAGAYLLSGAVCTLVALGMNRQVVAHDQ; this is encoded by the coding sequence ATGAGCTATGAAACTAGGGGACCCTCATCAGCGACGCTCGAAGGGGACGCGAGGCGACTGAACGCCCGCCACAGCGATGTGAACGTTGGTGAAATCGCGATCGGAGTGGTTATCGGACGGACGTCGGAATTCTTCGATTTTTTCGTCTATGCCATCGCATCGGTGCTGGTCTTTCCAAAACTTGTATTCCCTTATGTCGATGCGCTGACGGGCACACTTTATTCCTTTGGCATCTTTGCTCTTGCCTTCATCGCGCGACCGCTTGGCACTGGCATCTTCATGGCAATCGATCGCACCTACGGCCGAGGTGTAAAGCTCACGATCACGCTGTTCCTGCTCGGAAGCTCCACCGTGGCAATTGCATTCCTGCCCGGCTACGATCAAGTTGGATGGGCGTCAGCTTTGCTTCTGGCGCTGTTCAGGATCGGTCAGGGACTGGCTCTGGGAGGCGAATGGGACGGTCTGGCTTCGCTTCTTGCGCTCAATGCTCCCGAGCGCCGCCGGGGCTGGTATGCCATGATCCCGCAACTCGGGGCACCGCTCGGCCTTATGGTCGCAGCGGCTTTGTTTGCGTTTTTTGTCGCGAACCTCTCCGCCCGGGACTTCCTCGATTGGGGTTGGCGCTATCCGTTCTTCGTGGCCTTCGCGATCAATGTCGTTGCGCTGTTCGCACGGCTTCGCATGGTCGTGACGCCACAATACGCAAAGCTTTTCGAAAGCCAGGAGCTCCAGCCGACCACTGTCACAGACACGCTCAAGGCCGAGGGGCGCCATGTCGTCATCGGAACATTTGCTCCTCTCGCTAGTTTCGCGCTGTTCCACATAGTCACCGTATTTCCTCTTTCATGGGTGTTCCTGTTTACAGATCAGGGACCGGCGCGGTTTCTAGTGATCGAGACGATTGGCGCGGCGGTCGGCGTGGTGGCAATCTTCGCATCGGGCACTATCGCAGATCGCGTAGGGCGTGGCACCCTGCTCGGCGTTACTGCCTTAGCCATCGCCGTTTTCAGTGGATTCGCCCCTCAATTGCTTGATGGCGGCGATGTTGGCGAAATGATTTTCATGATCCTCGGCTTCCTACTTCTTGGCCTGTCCTTTGGCCAGTCATCGGGCGCAGTTGCATCGAATTTCTCAAAAGCACACCGCTACACCGGTTCTGCGCTGACATCCGATCTGGCATGGCTTTTCGGCGCAGGTTTTGCACCTTTGGTAGCACTCATTCTCGCGAGCCGCTTCGGCTTGATCGCCGCCGGTGCCTACTTGCTTTCGGGCGCTGTATGCACGCTGGTCGCTCTGGGAATGAATCGCCAAGTTGTAGCCCACGATCAATAA
- the cyoA gene encoding ubiquinol oxidase subunit II — protein sequence MTIKSDGSVRAYLGSRLRACRNRLLSIALLPLFASVTACNAVVMNPSGDVAVQQRDLVIISTVLMLLIIVPVMILTVFFAWRYRQSNTDAPYDPDWDHSTQLELLIWAAPLLIVICLGAVTWMATHLLDPYRALGPSPGEAVSEATKPLEVEVVALDWKWLFIYPEYGVATVNEMAAPVDRPIEFRLTSSSVMNSFYVPALAGQIYTMPGMQTKLSAVINHPGVYQGFSANYSGAGFSGMRFAFRGLPTADFDKWVADVKAQGSALDRNIYLQLEQPSENDPVRRYATVDPELFGAVLNRCVEPNKMCISEMSTIDAKGGLGLAGIYNVRPLENNNYTRRGSVFGPEISFVAGICSTSEAVKASVDAPLMTPRDTLPITGAGLPRPFSAPFFGFQRRLSNS from the coding sequence ATGACGATCAAAAGCGACGGATCCGTGAGAGCTTACCTGGGTAGCCGGCTGCGTGCCTGCCGGAACCGTCTTCTCTCCATCGCCTTGCTTCCGCTTTTCGCGTCAGTGACTGCATGCAACGCTGTGGTCATGAACCCTTCTGGCGACGTGGCGGTGCAGCAGCGCGATCTGGTGATCATCTCTACCGTGCTAATGCTGCTCATCATCGTGCCGGTCATGATTTTGACCGTGTTCTTTGCCTGGCGCTACCGGCAATCGAACACCGACGCTCCTTATGACCCAGACTGGGATCATTCAACCCAGCTCGAGTTGCTCATCTGGGCCGCCCCGTTGCTCATCGTCATCTGCCTGGGTGCGGTGACCTGGATGGCAACGCATCTGCTCGATCCCTATCGAGCATTGGGCCCCTCTCCCGGCGAAGCCGTCTCGGAAGCAACAAAACCGCTGGAGGTGGAAGTGGTCGCGCTCGACTGGAAATGGCTGTTTATCTACCCGGAATATGGCGTGGCGACGGTCAACGAGATGGCGGCGCCCGTGGATCGACCGATCGAGTTCCGCCTGACTTCCTCGTCAGTGATGAATTCCTTCTATGTTCCCGCGTTGGCGGGGCAGATCTATACCATGCCGGGAATGCAAACAAAGCTGAGCGCGGTCATCAACCACCCAGGGGTGTATCAGGGGTTTTCCGCAAATTACAGCGGTGCTGGCTTCTCCGGCATGCGCTTTGCGTTCCGGGGCCTGCCAACGGCCGATTTCGACAAGTGGGTTGCCGATGTGAAGGCTCAAGGCAGCGCGCTGGATCGCAATATCTATCTGCAACTTGAGCAGCCGAGTGAAAATGATCCGGTGCGCCGCTATGCGACCGTCGATCCCGAGCTATTCGGCGCCGTTCTCAATCGGTGTGTCGAGCCCAATAAAATGTGCATAAGCGAGATGAGCACTATCGACGCAAAAGGCGGTCTTGGTCTTGCCGGGATTTATAATGTCCGCCCGCTCGAAAACAATAATTATACCAGGCGCGGTTCCGTTTTCGGACCCGAAATCAGTTTCGTCGCGGGTATCTGCAGCACGAGCGAGGCAGTCAAAGCAAGCGTTGACGCGCCGCTGATGACGCCCCGCGATACATTGCCCATCACTGGCGCCGGTCTCCCACGGCCCTTCTCTGCTCCCTTTTTCGGCTTCCAGCGCCGGCTGTCAAATTCCTGA
- the cyoB gene encoding cytochrome o ubiquinol oxidase subunit I has product MFDNPNLLKLVFGRLTLDCLPLHEPILVVTFAVVALGGAAVIGALTYFRVWGYLWHEWFTSVDHKRIGVMYMVLGIIMLLRGFSDAIMMRLQQAMAFNGSEGYLPAQHFDQVFTAHGVIMIFFVAMPLVTGLMNFVVPLQIGARDVSFPFLNNFSFWMTTAGAILVMMSLFVGEFARTGWLAYPPLSNIGYSPDAGMDYYIWALQIAGVGTLLSGVNLVATIVKMRAPGMSMMRMPIFTWTALCTNVLIVAAFPVLTAVLALLTLDRYVGTNFFTNDFGGNPMMYVNLIWIWGHPEVYILILPAFGIFSEVTSTFSGKRLFGYTSMVYATVVITILAYLVWLHHFFTMGSGANVNSFFGITTMIISIPTGAKIFNWLFTMYRGRIRFELPMMWTVAFMLTFVIGGMTGVMLAIPPADFVLHNSLFLVAHFHNVIIGGVLFGMFAGISYWFPKAFGFKLDPFWGKMSFWFWVIGFYFAFMPLYVLGLMGVTRRLRVFDDPSLQIWFVIAAFGAFLILLGILSFLIQIYVSVRNREALRDLTGDPWEGRSLEWSTSSPPPVYNFPFTPVIHDLDAWDDMKKRGYSRSLEGFRAIHMPRNTGAGIILAGLSMIFGFAMIWYIWWLAAVSFVALLAVAIGHTFNYKRDFHIPVDQVVQTEDQRTALLAAGLAQ; this is encoded by the coding sequence ATGTTTGATAATCCCAATCTTCTTAAACTCGTTTTCGGCCGGCTCACTCTGGATTGCCTTCCGTTGCACGAGCCCATTCTGGTCGTCACCTTTGCTGTGGTAGCGCTGGGCGGCGCGGCGGTGATAGGAGCCCTCACCTATTTCCGCGTGTGGGGCTATCTCTGGCACGAATGGTTCACAAGCGTGGATCACAAGCGCATCGGCGTTATGTACATGGTTCTCGGCATCATCATGCTGCTGCGCGGCTTTTCCGACGCCATCATGATGCGTCTTCAGCAAGCCATGGCATTTAACGGTTCCGAAGGCTACCTGCCCGCGCAACACTTCGATCAGGTCTTCACGGCCCACGGCGTGATCATGATTTTCTTTGTGGCTATGCCGCTCGTCACCGGATTGATGAACTTTGTCGTTCCGCTGCAGATCGGTGCACGTGACGTATCCTTTCCATTCCTGAACAATTTCAGCTTCTGGATGACCACCGCCGGCGCGATCCTAGTGATGATGTCGCTGTTCGTCGGCGAGTTCGCCAGGACCGGCTGGCTCGCCTATCCGCCTCTCTCGAATATCGGTTATAGCCCCGATGCCGGCATGGATTATTACATATGGGCGCTGCAGATAGCGGGTGTCGGGACACTGCTGTCCGGTGTGAATCTCGTCGCTACTATCGTAAAGATGCGCGCGCCGGGCATGAGCATGATGAGGATGCCTATCTTCACCTGGACGGCACTGTGCACCAATGTGTTGATCGTAGCTGCATTTCCAGTGCTGACCGCCGTGCTCGCGCTGCTCACTCTCGATCGCTATGTCGGCACAAATTTCTTCACCAATGACTTCGGCGGCAATCCGATGATGTACGTGAATCTCATTTGGATATGGGGCCATCCGGAGGTCTACATCCTCATCCTGCCGGCCTTCGGCATCTTCTCGGAAGTCACCTCGACGTTCTCGGGCAAACGCCTCTTCGGTTACACCTCCATGGTTTATGCGACCGTGGTCATCACCATTCTCGCCTATCTCGTCTGGCTCCATCACTTCTTCACTATGGGCTCCGGCGCAAACGTCAATTCCTTCTTCGGTATCACCACCATGATCATCTCGATTCCGACGGGCGCAAAGATCTTTAATTGGCTCTTCACCATGTACCGCGGCCGCATCCGTTTCGAACTTCCGATGATGTGGACTGTCGCCTTCATGCTTACCTTTGTTATCGGCGGTATGACTGGCGTGATGCTGGCTATCCCTCCGGCAGACTTTGTGCTGCACAACAGCCTGTTCCTCGTTGCCCATTTCCACAATGTCATCATCGGCGGCGTATTGTTCGGCATGTTCGCCGGCATCAGTTACTGGTTTCCAAAAGCTTTCGGGTTCAAGCTCGATCCGTTCTGGGGAAAGATGTCGTTCTGGTTCTGGGTCATCGGCTTCTACTTCGCTTTCATGCCGCTCTATGTGCTCGGGCTGATGGGAGTGACGCGGCGACTGCGTGTGTTCGACGACCCATCGCTGCAGATCTGGTTCGTGATTGCTGCTTTCGGGGCCTTCCTGATCCTCCTCGGTATCTTGTCCTTCCTCATCCAGATCTATGTCAGTGTCCGCAATCGTGAGGCGCTGCGCGATTTGACCGGCGATCCCTGGGAAGGCCGGTCGCTGGAATGGTCGACTTCATCGCCGCCACCCGTCTATAACTTCCCCTTCACCCCGGTAATCCATGACCTGGACGCTTGGGACGACATGAAAAAACGTGGTTACAGCCGTTCACTGGAAGGTTTCAGGGCGATTCACATGCCACGGAATACCGGTGCTGGCATCATCCTGGCCGGACTGAGCATGATCTTCGGTTTTGCGATGATCTGGTACATCTGGTGGCTGGCAGCAGTAAGCTTTGTCGCGTTGCTGGCGGTCGCGATCGGTCACACCTTCAATTACAAACGCGATTTCCATATACCTGTCGATCAAGTTGTACAGACGGAAGACCAACGCACCGCCCTTCTCGCCGCGGGGTTGGCACAATGA
- the cyoC gene encoding cytochrome o ubiquinol oxidase subunit III, with the protein MSTITASAQGSTDVPVFHRTDEHDHAEGGSTMFGFWIYLMSDCLIFAVLFATYGVLGANYAAGPSPRDLFDLPLVAVNTSMLLLSSITYGFAMLTMAKGRVGATQAWLAVTGLFGIAFICIELSEFSHMIHEGATPQRSAFLSSFFTLVGTHGLHVTVGLIWLMTLMMQVARYGLIQANMRRLTCLSMFWHFLDVIWIGVFTFVYLMGMLR; encoded by the coding sequence ATGAGTACGATAACCGCCAGCGCGCAAGGCAGCACCGACGTTCCTGTATTTCACCGGACGGACGAACATGATCATGCCGAAGGCGGCAGCACCATGTTTGGCTTCTGGATCTACCTGATGAGCGATTGCCTCATCTTCGCAGTGCTGTTTGCCACCTATGGGGTGCTCGGTGCCAATTATGCGGCCGGTCCCTCGCCCAGGGACCTGTTCGATCTGCCCCTCGTGGCGGTCAACACGTCCATGCTGCTCCTTTCGTCCATTACATATGGCTTCGCCATGCTGACGATGGCGAAAGGCCGTGTCGGTGCGACACAAGCCTGGCTTGCGGTGACCGGCCTGTTCGGTATCGCTTTCATCTGCATCGAACTCAGCGAATTCTCGCATATGATTCATGAGGGTGCGACGCCGCAGCGCAGCGCCTTTCTGTCGTCCTTCTTCACCTTGGTGGGAACGCATGGCCTGCACGTGACTGTGGGGCTGATCTGGCTGATGACGTTGATGATGCAGGTTGCCCGGTACGGGCTAATCCAGGCAAATATGCGCCGGTTGACGTGCCTGAGCATGTTCTGGCACTTCCTTGACGTCATCTGGATCGGCGTCTTCACTTTCGTGTACCTGATGGGAATGTTGCGATGA